The following coding sequences lie in one Glycine max cultivar Williams 82 chromosome 19, Glycine_max_v4.0, whole genome shotgun sequence genomic window:
- the LOC100784017 gene encoding probable LRR receptor-like serine/threonine-protein kinase At1g67720, giving the protein MESIFLSSFKFALSLSLLLHSPSFSSAQIMQGFVSLDCGGTEKFTDELGLHWTPDDKLTYGQISTISVANETRKQYTTLRHFPADSRKYCYTLEVVSRTRYLLRASFLYGNFDNNNVYPKFDISVGATHWSTIVISDANSIEMRELIFLASSPTVSVCLSNATTGQPFISTLELRQFNGSVYYTQFEQHFYLSVSARINFGAESDAPIRYPDDPFDRIWESDSVKKANYLVDVAAGTEKISTTVPIDVNRDEMPPVKVMQTAVVGTNGSLTYRLNLDGFPGTGWAFTYFAEIEDLDPDESRKFRLVLPGQPDISKAVVNIEENAQGKYRLYEPGFTNISLPFVLSFRFGKTYDSSRGPLLNAMEINMYLEKNDGSLDGATISNILSHYSAADWLQEGGDPCLPVPWSWVRCNSDPQPRIVSILLSNKNLTGNIPLDITKLVGLVELWLDGNMLTGPFPDFTGCMDLKIIHLENNQLTGVLPTSLTNLPSLRELYVQNNMLSGTIPSELLSKDLVLNYSGNINLHRESRIKGHMYVIIGSSVGASVLLLATIISCLYMHKGKRRYHEQGCIDSLPTQRLASWKSDDPAEAAHCFSYSEIENATNNFEKKIGSGGFGVVYYGKLKDGKEIAVKVLTSNSYQGKREFSNEVTLLSRIHHRNLVQLLGYCRDEENSMLVYEFMHNGTLKEHLYGPLVHGRSINWIKRLEIAEDAAKGIEYLHTGCVPVVIHRDLKSSNILLDKHMRAKVSDFGLSKLAVDGVSHVSSIVRGTVGYLDPEYYISQQLTDKSDVYSFGVILLELISGQEAISNESFGVNCRNIVQWAKLHIESGDIQGIIDPLLRNDYDLQSMWKIAEKALMCVQPHGHMRPSISEALKEIQDAISIERQAEALREGNSDDMSKNSFHSSMNMGSMDLGGAESYLSIDESIAQPTAR; this is encoded by the exons ATGGAGAGTATCTTCCTCTCCTCCTTCAAGTTTGCACTCTCCCTCTCACTCCTACTCCACTCACCTTCTTTTTCCTCTGCTCAGATCATGCAAg GTTTTGTAAGTTTGGACTGTGGAGGTACAGAAAAATTTACTGATGAACTTGGTCTTCATTGGACTCCTGATGATAAGCTTACGTATGGACAAATAAGCACTATATCAGTTGCAAACGAGACACGGAAGCAATACACAACACTTCGACACTTTCCCGCTGATTCCAGGAAATACTGCTACACTCTTGAAGTTGTTAGCAGGACGAGATACCTATTGAGGGCAAGCTTCTTATACGGGAACTTTGACAATAACAATGTTTATCCGAAATTTGACATTTCTGTTGGGGCTACGCATTGGTCTACTATCGTTATATCTGATGCTAATAGCATAGAAATGCGAGAGCTTATATTTTTGGCTTCGAGTCCTACAGTAAGTGTATGCTTATCGAATGCAACAACAGGACAACCATTTATATCTACACTAGAACTTCGGCAGTTCAACGGTTCGGTTTACTATACACAATTTGAGCAACACTTCTACCTTAGTGTCTCTGCAAGGATAAATTTTGGTGCAGAGAGTGATGCTCCAATTAG GTATCCTGATGACCCTTTTGATAGAATTTGGGAGTCAGATTCTGTGAAGAAAGCTAATTATCTTGTTGATGTTGCTGCTGGAACTGAGAAAATTTCTACAACAGTACCAATTGATGTCAACAGAGATGAAATGCCTCCAGTGAAAGTGATGCAAACAGCTGTAGTGGGTACTAATGGATCTCTAACTTACCGGTTGAACTTGGATGGTTTTCCGGGTACTGGTTGGGCATTCACCTATTTTGCAGAGATTGAAGATTTGGATCCCGATGAGTCTAGAAAATTCAGGCTAGTACTTCCGGGTCAGCCAGATATTAGCAAGGCTGTTGTAAATATTGAAGAAAATGCTCAAGGGAAATATCGCCTCTATGAACCAGGATTTACCAATATATCTTTACCCTTTGTGCTCTCTTTTAGATTTGGCAAGACATATGATTCTTCTAGGGGACCTCTCCTAAATGCCATGGAGATAAATATGTATTTGGAGAAAAATGATGGCTCTCTAGATG GAGCAACAATTTCCAATATACTTTCACACTACTCTGCAGCAGACTGGCTCCAAGAAGGTGGTGATCCATGTCTGCCTGTTCCATGGTCATGGGTTCGATGTAACTCTGATCCACAGCCAAGAATAGTTTCAAT CTTGTTATCCAATAAAAACTTAACTGGAAATATTCCTTTGGATATCACCAAATTGGTTGGTTTGGTTGAACT ATGGCTTGATGGAAATATGTTGACCGGTCCATTTCCAGATTTTACTGGATGCATGGACTTAAAGATCAT TCATCTTGAAAACAATCAATTGACAGGTGTGCTCCCAACCTCTTTGACAAACCTTCCTAGCTTGAGGGAACT GTATGTGCAAAATAATATGTTATCTGGAACAATACCATCAGAACTTCTAAGCAAAGATTTGGTTTTGAA CTACTCTGGAAATATAAATCTTCACAGAGAAAGTAGAATAAAGGGACACATGTATGTTATCATTGGTTCATCAGTTGGAGCTTCTGTTCTACTTTTGGCTACTATTATATCTTGCTTATATATGCATAAAGGGAAGAGAAGATATCATGAGCAAG GCTGCATTGATTCTCTCCCTACACAAAGGCTGGCTTCTTGGAAGAGCGATGATCCTGCAGAAGCTGCTCACTGCTTCAGTTATTCTGAAATTGAAAATGCTACAAATaactttgagaaaaaaattggttcTGGTGGTTTTGGAGTTGTATACTATGGGAAGCTAAAAGATGGAAAAGAGATAGCAGTTAAAGTTTTAACCAGTAATTCCTATCAAGGCAAGCGAGAGTTCTCAAACGAG GTTACTCTTCTTTCAAGAATACACCACAGAAATTTGGTGCAGCTGCTTGGTTATTGTCGAGATGAAGAGAATAGTATGCTTGTTTATGAGTTCATGCATAATGGCACTCTAAAGGAACATCTTTATG GCCCATTAGTGCATGGACGGAGTATCAATTGGATTAAGCGCCTTGAGATTGCAGAAGATGCTGCCAAAG GGATTGAATATCTTCACACGGGTTGTGTTCCTGTCGTTATCCACAGAGACTTAAAAAGCAGCAATATTCTTCTCGACAAGCACATGAGAGCCAAGGTCTCAGATTTTGGTCTTTCAAAACTTGCTGTTGATGGAGTTTCCCATGTTTCAAGTATAGTTCGAGGAACAGTAGGATATCTGGATCCTGA GTACTATATTTCCCAGCAGCTGACCGACAAGAGTGATGTTTATAGTTTTGGTGTAATTCTTCTTGAACTCATATCTGGTCAAGAAGCAATATCAAATGAAAGCTTCGGTGTAAATTGCCGAAACATAGTTCAATGG GCAAAATTACACATTGAGAGTGGAGATATACAAGGTATTATCGATCCCTTGTTGCGGAATGACTATGACCTTCAATCGATGTGGAAAATAGCAGAGAAAGCATTGATGTGTGTTCAGCCCCACGGACATATGCGACCATCAATTTCAGAAGCTCTAAAGGAGATCCAAGATGCAATATCTATTGAGAGACAGGCAGAAGCATTAAGAGAAGGCAACTCAGATGATATGTCAAaaaattcttttcattcttcCATGAACATGGGGTCAATGGATCTAGGTGGAGCTGAGAGTTACCTGTCAATTGATGAATCAATTGCACAGCCTACAGCAAGATAG
- the LOC100798667 gene encoding nuclear transcription factor Y subunit B-10, giving the protein MADGPASPGGGSHESGEHSPRSNVREQDRYLPIANISRIMKKALPANGKIAKDAKETVQECVSEFISFITSEASDKCQREKRKTINGDDLLWAMATLGFEDYIDPLKIYLTRYREMEGDTKGSAKGGDSSSKKDVQPSPNAQLAHQGSFSQGVSYTISQGQHMMVPMQGPE; this is encoded by the exons ATGGCCGACGGTCCGGCGAGTCCAGGCGGCGGTAGCCACGAGAGCGGCGAGCACAGCCCTCGCTCTAACGTGCGCGAGCAGGACAGGTACCTCCCCATCGCTAACATAAGCCGCATCATGAAGAAGGCACTACCTGCGAACGGTAAAATCGCCAAGGACGCCAAAGAGACCGTTCAGGAATGCGTATCCGAGTTCATCAGTTTCATCACCAGCGA GGCCTCTGATAAGTGTCagagggaaaagagaaagaCTATTAACGGTGATGATTTGCTCTGGGCCATGGCCACTCTTGGTTTTGAGGATTATATCGATCCTCTTAAAATTTACCTCACTAGATACAGAGAG ATGGAG GGTGATACGAAGGGTTCAGCCAAGGGCGGAGACTCATCTTCTAAGAAAGATGTTCAGCCAAGTCCTAATGCTCAG CTTGCTCATCAAGGTTCTTTCTCACAAGGTGTTAGTTACACAATTTCTCAG GGTCAACATATGATGGTTCCAATGCAAGGCCCGGAGTAG